DNA from Homo sapiens chromosome 1, GRCh38.p14 Primary Assembly:
CTGGCCCTGGAGGGTGGTCACGGCCCCTCCCCAGATGTAAGCAGTCCCCAGGCCGCCTGGTGGGGCCAGAGCTCGGGCTGAACTTGAGCCCCAGACGGGCCAGGGGGATTGTCCAGGGTATTGGAGAAATGGGCTGGGAGCAAACTGGCTGAGCCATGTCCGGGCTGAGTGGGCAGCTCCCGTAGCCACCCCGGTGGGACCCCACCCCGTTCACAGGCCCGGCCCACGAGAGGCCAATGGGGAGCAGCCAGGAGGAGGGACTCCGGtgtcagccaagccagccagacCACGACGCAGATGGACACTGTGGGCCGGACCTGGAGGGGGCAGAAAGAGCCTCTGCCACACCCGGACCCCCTGGGCTCCTGAACAGCCACCGGCCTGCAGACTCGGATGACACTAACGCCGCCGGGCCCTCAGCTGCCCTCCTGGAGGGGCTCCTGCTGGGGGGTGGGAAGCCATCGCCCCACAGCACCCGGCCGGGGCCCTTCTTCTACATTGGAGGCAGCAACGGGGCCACAATGTGAGTAGCGGCCCTGGGCGCCCGTGGTCCCACTGAATACCCACCGCCTGCTCCCGGGGCCCAGCCCGGCCTCCGCTGGCCGCCCGCCATCCCCAACCCCTTGCCTCGGCCCCCAGgtcacccccgcccccacccctcgCAGCATCAGCTCCTACTGCAAAAGCAAGGGCTGGCAGCGCATCCATGACAGCCGCCGGGACGACTACACGCTGAAGTGGTGTGAGGTCAAGAGCCGAGACAGCTACGGCAGCTTCCGGGAAGGTAGCGGGAGCCGGCACCAGAGGCGGGCAGCCTGCAGGGGCCTCCTGGGCCGGAGCACAGGGCAGGTTGGAGGGGTGGGGACCGAGGTCCTGCGCTCCCTCCACACGAGCCCTGGCCTCTGACCTCCAGGAGAGCAGCTGCTGTACCAGCTTCCCAACAACAAGCTCCTCACCACCAAGATCGGGCTGCTCAGCACCCTTCGGGGACGGGCACGGGCCATGAGCAAGGCCAGCAAGGTGCCGGGGGGGGTCCAGGCCAGGTGagtctgcccctgcccctgcccccgtCCCTGCGCCCGCCCCTacgcctgcccctgcccctgcccctgcacccgccccacccctgcccctgcgCCCGCCCCTGCCCTTGCCCCTGCCCCTGGCCACCCAGGCTCCCAGGCTGgctccagcccctgcccctgcccttgccCCTGCCCCTGGCCACCTGGGCTCCCAGGCTGGCCCCAGCCCCCACCCGTCAgcacctgcctccaccttccaCCTGTCCTTTAAAGGGCCAAACCCCTGTCCCATAAACCCACCCTCTTCCTCGTGGCTGAACGGGGAAGATCCCACACGTCCCCAACCCACTGGGCCTGACACCCACCCACCTGTCCATCTCACAGACCCACCCAGGTACAACCCACCTGTCAATCTGCCTTCACCCCAAACATCCATCCAATCCATCCACAATCCCACACCGTGCCCACCGTCACCTGTGGGTGCCCTGAGTGAGGCCGTCCATCGCTCACCCAAGTCTGGGCCATCCATCCTAGCGACTTCGTCCTCCtgctcccagccctgcccactgCCCTTCTATGGACCCACCTATCCCTCCTCACTTCATTTGGCCCAGACATTTTTGCACCAAGCACCCGCCCAGCCAACCGCAGCTGCCTCCATCTGCACCCCCCGCCCCTGGTTGCCTGTGACACCAGCTTTACACCATGTCCAGCGTCCACTTCCAGCCTAGAGCAACACAGCTGTTTCCCCCAGGCACCGCCGTCCACCCAGCCACCTCCTTCCACCACAACTCACAGTCCGCCCACTCACCACCCATGCCCCATCCCCCAGTCCCCACCCGCTCCAAGCACCATGAGCTGGCCCCTCAGTCCAGGCCCTCTGTCCCCTGGGCTGCAGGCTGGAAAAGGACGCAGCAGCGCCCGCCCTGGAGGACCTCCCGTGGACAAGCCCAGGATACCTCAGGCCACAGAGGTAGACTCAGCCCAGCTGTGAGGGGCCCTTCAGACCGAAGTTCAGACCTAAACCTGGTGTCGTCTGAAAAGGAGAAAGCGGGGCGGGGGTCCCACACAAAGGAAAACCACGAGCTAGAGTCAGAGGTTCAGCCAGGCCAGGCCGAGATCCACGCTGACCCCCCAGTGCACACAGagctggggcagggccaggggctCAGGCCACGCTCTCCGCCCATCCCAGCCGTGAGGACACTGCCATGAGGTGGTGGCTCACAAATGGCTGAGACGGTGCCAGCCGGGAGAGCAACCATGAGGGAAAAAGCAGCCAGCGGGAGGGGCCCGGGTGGGGGTCAGCGGCCAGAAGGATGCAGCCAGCAGCACAGCCCGTTGGGGGGGTGCTGCAAAGGGGCAGGAAACGCAAAGTCCCCACAAGGAGAACGGCCGCGGGCGCCAGGTGCCACTGCCCACACTCCCTCCCGCCGGGCCACAGGCTGGGCCTCAAACCGCCCACCCAGCCAGGGGCGAAGGGACAGCAgctcatcctcctgcctccctgccctgCAGGGTCCTGAGAATGGAAGAGTTTTTCCCAGAGACCTACCGCCTGGACCTCAAACACGAGAGAGAGGCCTTTTTCACCTTGTTTGATGGTGAGACGCTGCTGGCCGGACACCAGGCTGGCCCTGGGGAGACAGGGTGAGGGCTGGACCAAGGCGGGGGCTgatgagggcagggctgggtctGGAGGGGCTGCGTGGGGCTGGGACGAGACGAGGTGGTCAGGaaggggccagggctgggcctggtCTGGGTGGGGACTGAGGAGTTGGAAAGGGGAGGGTCTGGCCTTCGTGGAGGTTGGGGTATGAGGGCACTGGGGCCAGGGCTGGAGCTTGGTCCGGGTGAGCGTGGTCGAGGCACGGGCAGGAGCTGGGGCCAGGCGTGTGGTTAGCGCAGGGCCAAGGTTGGAATGGCCGGGCCGAGGGTCGCAGCCTGGAGGGGAGGGTCCTGGTCGGGCCCTAGGAGGGGCGTGGCTGGGTTGGGGGCGAGGCCAGGGGCTCAGGCCGCGCTCTCTGCAGAAACCCAGATATGGATCTGCAAGCCCACAGCCTCCAACCAGGGCAAAGGCATCTTCCTGCTCCGGAACCAGGAGGAAGTTGCCGCCCTGCAGGCCAAGACCCGGAGCATGGAGGACGACCCCATCCACCACAAGACGCCGTTCCGGGGGCCTCAGGCGCGGGTGGTGCAGAGGTGCGGCGGCGGGTGCCCGGAGGGGTGAGGGTCTGGGCTGGCTGACCCGGGCCCCACTGGTGCAGTCAGCAGGGCCGCCGAGGAGCCCTTGGTCGTGGAAAGCAGCCGCACCACCAGCCCCTGTGCAGACCACAGCCGGGCCCCCGTGTAGCCAGCAGAGGGGAGGGGTCACACCAGGCCGGGGTCACAGACACAGGATCCAGGGTTGAGGGGTTAGTCAGTTTGTCCTTCAGCTGGGGCCCCCTCTGTCCTGCAGGTGGCCTGGCCTGGGTGGCCTCCCGGCTGCCAGCCCCCCTACTCCCCGGCCCAGCCAGCCAGCTGCAGCCTTCAGGCCTATGGCCAAGCTGACCACTCCTTCCCTGAGTGGGAAGGCTTCCTCCAGAAAGCCCCGTGGCTGCACGAGGCTGAAGGTTTAGACCTGTCGACCTCACCCCCGGCCCTCGTAGAGCCTCACTCTGACCACAGCTGCCGTCTGCCGTCCCCAGCTTCCATCGGCTCCTCCCTCGCGTCCCTCCACCTGGCGAGCTCTCCGCCTGGCGCACCCCCTCTGCCTGCTGTGCTCCCTCTGCCTAGCGCCCGCCTGGCGcgctccttcccttcctctccaaaGCCACCTTCAtgccctcctcctccaggcagccctccAGGCTCCTACTGCGGTTATGCCCTGGAGCACCCATCAGGGTGCCAGGCCTTTCCTCCCAATTCCCCTGACATATTCAGGCCCAGAAATGCCCCCTTTCCCTGGAGGTCACACCTGGGACAGAGGCGGGGCGCTGAGGAAATGGAACAGGCCCGGGGTGGGGTGTGAGGGGATGCAGGCCAGGCTGGCCCCGTGGCTCAGCCCAGCAGCCCCGACATGGTGCCCCCAGGTACATCCAGAACCCGCTGCTGGTGGACGGGAGAAAGTTTGACGTGCGCTCCTACCTGCTCATTGCCTGCACCACACCCTACATGATCTTCTTTGGCCACGGCTATGCTCGCCTCACCCTTAGCCTTTACGACCCCCATTCCAGCGACCTCGGCGGCCACTTGACCAACCAGGTGAGTCTGCCATGGGTGAGggccctccctgcagccttgGGATGAGATTAGAAGGAGGTTCTCACTGCTAGGGGGTGCAGAGGGGGTGCAGCTACAGAAGGAGGTGGCCCAGGCCGGGAGGTGTCTCAGGCCTGGAAGTAGCCTGGGCTGCCCCCGCTGGCAGTGAGCACTGCCTCTCACCTCCCGCTTTTGGCCACGTCAGAAGAAGGGCGTGGCAGGGACCCCGTTAGCTGGTGAAAGGGCTCAGAGCCCTGTAGCCCTCAGCGTGCAGCCTGGCTCCCAAGCCGCAGCTGAGTTTTCTGAGGATGGGGTGCGGGTGGGCGTCGGAACCGAGGGGATTCTGAGGCTGTCAGAGGAGGGGCCCTGTGGGCAGAGATTTCTGGGGACGGGTCTTCATGGGAGAGTCCAGGGTAGGGACCTTCTGAGAAGATCTGTGGGGTCCTCACGGCTGAAGGGGGGTCTCAGCGGATGAAGGTTTTTGTGGGAGGGTCTTTGCAGGCAGGTCAGGGTGGGGCCGGGGGAGCAAGGTTAGGGGCGGCTGTCTCAGGGACCCCCAGAGAACAGGCCTTCTAGGTTAGGGGGATGTTCTCTTGGGGACCCCCGTGAGGACAGGCCCTCCGGACAGTCTGGGAGCCAGTCTCCAGGCACCGTGTGCCCCCAGTTCATGCAGAAGCCTTCTAGGTTAGGGGGATGTTCTCTTGGGGACCCCCGTGAGGACAGGCCCTCCGGACAGTCTGGGAGCCAGTCTCCAGGCACCGTGTGCCCCCAGTTCATGCAGAAGCCTTCTAGGTTAGGGGGATGTTCTCTTGGGGACCCCCGTGAGGACAGGCCCTCCGGACAGTCTGGGAGCCAGTCTCCAGGCACCGTGTGCCCCCAGTTCATGCAGAAGAAGAGCCCTCTGTACATGCTGCTGAAGGAGCACACGGTGTGGAGCATGGAACACCTCAACCGCTACATCAGTGACACGTTCTGGAAGGCCCGGGGCCTCGCCAAGGACTGGGTCTTCACCACCCTCAAGGTGCGTCCACTGTGCCCTCCAGTCTGGGAGTGAGATCCCTCGGGGCGGGGGTGTGTGGTCAGGCTGGGCACCAGGCACACAGATGTCCGTGGCGTGCGTGGGCGGCTGCGCTGAAGTGTGACCTGACCGTGTGGAACCAAACCCTTCCAGCGTCTCTGCTCACTTAGCTGGCAGTGCCTGTCCCCAGCAGCCAGCAAAGGCCCGGACGGAAAGCCCAGTCGGGGGTCTGTCGGCACGAGTCCCGCGGGCAGCCTCGCCGTAGGGTCAGGGGACAGCTCGGCTTCAGTGACAGCCACCATGTGAAGAGTCTTTGTTCCTTTCAGATCCTCCACTTGGCAGGCAGGGCCAACAGCAGCCCCCGGGCCAGGTGTCctggagcagcagcagctgcccGTGCAGGCCCGGACTCTCCCTAGCTAAGGGCCATGTGCGGTGGAGTGTCCTAATTTTGCAGGGTTCCTTTCTGTGGGGGTACCTGTGGGGTACTTCAAACAGCCCTAGCAGCAAAGGCCCTTGAGCAGCGCGGTGTGAAACTGGGATAAAAACGGGGCTTGGCCGAAGGACTTTTATCTGTCTTGGTCACCCCGGCCAGGCCCCGGAAGCAGCAGCCAGGGATGGTCCTTCCTCACCCACAGGCGTGTGTCACTGTGGCTGGGACGGCAGCGCTCAGAGGAGCCTCCAGTTACTTTCCTCACATCTCCCAAACTCTCTCTTAATTGCGATAATTCACAGAACATAAAATTCACGATCTtaaagtgtgcagttcagtggcttttagtatttCAAAAGTTGTGCAATTATCACCAccaattccagaacatttcatcacctcaaaaaagaaacactacTAACGAGCCATCACAGCTACATTGCCGGCCATTCCTGGTCACCGCTGATggaccttctctctctctcctgtctccttTCTCTTACCGTggtgttttcagggttcatccacgTAGTTCACgtatccttttcttttcttttttttttttttgagacagagtctcactctgttgcccaggctggagtacagtggcacaatctcagctcactgcaacctccacctcctgggttcaagcaattctcctgcctcagcctcccaagtagctgcaactacaagtgcccgccaccacgcgcggctaatttttgtatttttagtagagatggggttttgccgtgttggccaggctggtctcaaactcctgacctcaggtgacccgcccgcctcagcctcccaaagtgctgggattacaggcgtgagccactgcacccagccatgtatCCCTTTCATACAACGTTCCGTCATATGGATGGACCATATTTTGCCATCAGCTGGTGGACACAGTTTTATTATTgagctgttatgaataatgttgctataaatattcacacaaaaatgtttgtatgaatatatattttcagtgCTCCTGGGAAAATACCCAGGAATGGAGTCGTGGGTCACAGGGTGACACACTTAACTTTCTGAGGAACCAGGAATCACTTTTCCAGTTTCTCCAGATctcgccaacacttgttattttcctttctttattaaaGAATCACCATCTGGTCGGTGTGCAgggatatctcattgtgggtttgatttccATTTTGCTAATGACAAATAACTTCATGTGTTCACTGGCCAGCTATGTatattctttagagaaatgtctattcaaacgCTGTGGCTGTTCTTTACCATCCAGTtgtgaaagttttttttgtttgttttttgtttttttttttttgagacagaggctcgctctgtcgtccaggctggagtgcagtgatgtgattctcggctcactgcaagctccgcctcccgggttcacgccattctcctgcctcagcctcccgagtagctgggactacaggcgcccgccaccacgcccggctaattctttgtatttttagtagagacagggtttcaccgtgttagccaggatggtctcgatctcctgacctcgtgatctgcccgcctcggcctcccaaagtgctgggattataggtgtgagccaccgcgcccggccaaaagttctttacatattctaaaCACTAGGCCTTTATCAGACATATGATTTGCCAATATTTTTCTGGAATATTgtggctgtcttttcactttcttgataatgtcctttgaccacaaaagcttttagttttgatgaaatccagtttatccatttttttcctttggttactCATGCTTTTAGTATCATATCTAAAAATCCATtgtgccaggtgcggtgactcacgcctgtaatcccagcactttgggaggccatggttgttagatcacctgaggtcaggagttcaagaccagcctgaccaatatggtgaaaccccatctctactaaaaatatgaaaattagccaggcgtggtggtgggtgcttgtagtcccagctacttgggaggctgagaaagaagaattgcttgaacccgggaggtggaggtagctgtgagccaagatcgtgccactgcactctagcctgggcaacagagcaagactccatctcaaaaaacaaaaaaataaaaatccattgcactttgggaggctgaggaaggtggatcacctgaggtcaggagtttgagaccagcctggccaatgtggagaaaccccatctctactaaaaatacaaaaattagctgggtgtggtggcgtgcacctgtagtcccagctactcaagatgctgaggcaagcgaatcacttgaacccgggaggcagaggttgcagtgagtggagatcgcactgctgcactccaacctgggtgatggagcaagactccatctcaaaaaaaaaaaaaaattgccaaatccAGCAGAGTGAAAATTACACTTATGTTTCTTTCTAAAATggtatagttttagctcttatatttaggtcttggatccattttcagttaatttttgtgtatggtgtgagttAGGGATCCAACAGCATTCtcttgcatgtggctatccagttatcccagcaccatttgttgaagagactattctttcccccatgGAATGGTCCTGGCATAGTATCAAAAACCAATTGACCAGAGctgcaagtgtttatttttggactctcagttccattccattagtgtatatgtctgtctttatgccagtaccacatggttttgattgctgtagctttgtagtaagtccTGAAATTGGGATATGTGAGTCTTTCaatattgttctttttcaagattattttggctattcaggggCCCCTTACAATTCcacaattccatatgaattttaagattggcTTTTCCATTTCTGGGGAAAAAGtccaatgaaattttttttttttttttttgagacagagtctcattctgttgcccaggctggagtgcagtggggcaatctcagctcactgcagcctcgcctcccaggttcaagcgattctcctgcctcagcctccctagtagctgggattacaggcacccaccaccacgctcggctaatttttgtatttttagcagagaccaggtttcactgtgttggccaggctgatctcgaactcctgacctcaggcgatctgcccacctcagcatctcaaagtgctgggattacaggtgtgagccaccacacccagcctcatcgAAATTTTAATaggcattgcattgaatctgtaagtcaCGTAGCAGtggcatcttaacaatatttagTCTTCCGATCCATGAAtataggatgtctttccatttttctaggtcttcttccatttctttcagcaatgttttctagttttcagcatacaagtcTGTCACCTACGGTAAATAttattctaggtatttta
Protein-coding regions in this window:
- the TTLL10 gene encoding inactive polyglycylase TTLL10 isoform X2 — encoded protein: MFKSLFCSSYRGAVSCRSFHLTSRHPGRAQPHLKSRSGQGGHARQRQGAETASPPHGARPHSCHRDGSQPHAEAQAHGPGRRPFLGRVGLTACSIQALGPRAARRSHRRVRAASSLQGPRPGTPRPMDHSCTRFIHRRGPPTRTRAGFKRGKRPRIQQRPRARVSGPAHERPMGSSQEEGLRCQPSQPDHDADGHCGPDLEGAERASATPGPPGLLNSHRPADSDDTNAAGPSAALLEGLLLGGGKPSPHSTRPGPFFYIGGSNGATIISSYCKSKGWQRIHDSRRDDYTLKWCEVKSRDSYGSFREGEQLLYQLPNNKLLTTKIGLLSTLRGRARAMSKASKVPGGVQARLEKDAAAPALEDLPWTSPGYLRPQRVLRMEEFFPETYRLDLKHEREAFFTLFDETQIWICKPTASNQGKGIFLLRNQEEVAALQAKTRSMEDDPIHHKTPFRGPQARVVQRYIQNPLLVDGRKFDVRSYLLIACTTPYMIFFGHGYARLTLSLYDPHSSDLGGHLTNQFMQKKSPLYMLLKEHTVWSMEHLNRYISDTFWKARGLAKDWVFTTLKKRMQQIMAHCFLAAKPKLDCKLGYFDLIGCDFLIDDNFKVWLLEMNSNPALHTNCEVLKEVIPGVVIETLDLVLETFRKSLRGQKMLPLLSQRRFVLLHNGEADPRPHLGGSCSLRRWPPLPTRQAKSSGPPMPHAPDQPGARRPAPPPLVPQRPRPPGPDLDSAHDGEPQAPGTEQSGTGNRHPAQEPSPGTAKEEREEPENARP
- the TTLL10 gene encoding inactive polyglycylase TTLL10 isoform X1 — its product is MFKSLFCSSYRGAVSCRSFHLTSRHPGRAQPHLKSRSGQGGHARQRQGAETASPPHGARPHSCHRDGSQPHAEAQAHGPGRRPFLGRVGLTACSIQALGPRAARRSHRRVRAASSLQGPRPGTPRPMDHSCTRFIHRRGPPTRTRAGFKRGKRPRIQQRPRARVSGTIPASRLHPAPASQPGPCPAPGHCPVGPAHERPMGSSQEEGLRCQPSQPDHDADGHCGPDLEGAERASATPGPPGLLNSHRPADSDDTNAAGPSAALLEGLLLGGGKPSPHSTRPGPFFYIGGSNGATIISSYCKSKGWQRIHDSRRDDYTLKWCEVKSRDSYGSFREGEQLLYQLPNNKLLTTKIGLLSTLRGRARAMSKASKVPGGVQARLEKDAAAPALEDLPWTSPGYLRPQRVLRMEEFFPETYRLDLKHEREAFFTLFDETQIWICKPTASNQGKGIFLLRNQEEVAALQAKTRSMEDDPIHHKTPFRGPQARVVQRYIQNPLLVDGRKFDVRSYLLIACTTPYMIFFGHGYARLTLSLYDPHSSDLGGHLTNQFMQKKSPLYMLLKEHTVWSMEHLNRYISDTFWKARGLAKDWVFTTLKKRMQQIMAHCFLAAKPKLDCKLGYFDLIGCDFLIDDNFKVWLLEMNSNPALHTNCEVLKEVIPGVVIETLDLVLETFRKSLRGQKMLPLLSQRRFVLLHNGEADPRPHLGGSCSLRRWPPLPTRQAKSSGPPMPHAPDQPGARRPAPPPLVPQRPRPPGPDLDSAHDGEPQAPGTEQSGTGNRHPAQEPSPGTAKEEREEPENARP
- the TTLL10 gene encoding inactive polyglycylase TTLL10 isoform X3, with product MFKSLFCSSYRGAVSCRSFHLTSRHPGRAQPHLKSRSGQGGHARQRQGAETASPPHGARPHSCHRDGSQPHAEAQAHGPGRRPFLGRGPRPGTPRPMDHSCTRFIHRRGPPTRTRAGFKRGKRPRIQQRPRARVSGTIPASRLHPAPASQPGPCPAPGHCPVGPAHERPMGSSQEEGLRCQPSQPDHDADGHCGPDLEGAERASATPGPPGLLNSHRPADSDDTNAAGPSAALLEGLLLGGGKPSPHSTRPGPFFYIGGSNGATIISSYCKSKGWQRIHDSRRDDYTLKWCEVKSRDSYGSFREGEQLLYQLPNNKLLTTKIGLLSTLRGRARAMSKASKVPGGVQARLEKDAAAPALEDLPWTSPGYLRPQRVLRMEEFFPETYRLDLKHEREAFFTLFDETQIWICKPTASNQGKGIFLLRNQEEVAALQAKTRSMEDDPIHHKTPFRGPQARVVQRYIQNPLLVDGRKFDVRSYLLIACTTPYMIFFGHGYARLTLSLYDPHSSDLGGHLTNQFMQKKSPLYMLLKEHTVWSMEHLNRYISDTFWKARGLAKDWVFTTLKKRMQQIMAHCFLAAKPKLDCKLGYFDLIGCDFLIDDNFKVWLLEMNSNPALHTNCEVLKEVIPGVVIETLDLVLETFRKSLRGQKMLPLLSQRRFVLLHNGEADPRPHLGGSCSLRRWPPLPTRQAKSSGPPMPHAPDQPGARRPAPPPLVPQRPRPPGPDLDSAHDGEPQAPGTEQSGTGNRHPAQEPSPGTAKEEREEPENARP
- the TTLL10 gene encoding inactive polyglycylase TTLL10 isoform X8, translating into MDHSCTRFIHRRGPPTRTRAGFKRGKRPRIQQRPRARVSGTIPASRLHPAPASQPGPCPAPGHCPVGPAHERPMGSSQEEGLRCQPSQPDHDADGHCGPDLEGAERASATPGPPGLLNSHRPADSDDTNAAGPSAALLEGLLLGGGKPSPHSTRPGPFFYIGGSNGATIISSYCKSKGWQRIHDSRRDDYTLKWCEVKSRDSYGSFREGEQLLYQLPNNKLLTTKIGLLSTLRGRARAMSKASKVPGGVQARLEKDAAAPALEDLPWTSPGYLRPQRVLRMEEFFPETYRLDLKHEREAFFTLFDETQIWICKPTASNQGKGIFLLRNQEEVAALQAKTRSMEDDPIHHKTPFRGPQARVVQRYIQNPLLVDGRKFDVRSYLLIACTTPYMIFFGHGYARLTLSLYDPHSSDLGGHLTNQFMQKKSPLYMLLKEHTVWSMEHLNRYISDTFWKARGLAKDWVFTTLKKRMQQIMAHCFLAAKPKLDCKLGYFDLIGCDFLIDDNFKVWLLEMNSNPALHTNCEVLKEVIPGVVIETLDLVLETFRKSLRGQKMLPLLSQRRFVLLHNGEADPRPHLGGSCSLRRWPPLPTRQAKSSGPPMPHAPDQPGARRPAPPPLVPQRPRPPGPDLDSAHDGEPQAPGTEQSGTGNRHPAQEPSPGTAKEEREEPENARP
- the TTLL10 gene encoding inactive polyglycylase TTLL10 isoform X6, whose protein sequence is MFKSLFCSSYRGAVSCRSFHLTSRHPGRAQPHLKSRSGQGGHARQRQGAETASPPHGARPHSCHRDGSQPHAEAQAHGPGRRPFLGRVGLTACSIQALGPRAARRSHRRVRAASSLQGPRPGTPRPMDHSCTRFIHRRGPPTRTRAGFKRGKRPRIQQRPRARVSGTIPASRLHPAPASQPGPCPAPGHCPVGPAHERPMGSSQEEGLRCQPSQPDHDADGHCGPDLEGAERASATPGPPGLLNSHRPADSDDTNAAGPSAALLEGLLLGGGKPSPHSTRPGPFFYIGGSNGATIISSYCKSKGWQRIHDSRRDDYTLKWCEVKSRDSYGSFREGEQLLYQLPNNKLLTTKIGLLSTLRGRARAMSKASKVPGGVQARLEKDAAAPALEDLPWTSPGYLRPQRVLRMEEFFPETYRLDLKHEREAFFTLFDETQIWICKPTASNQGKGIFLLRNQEEVAALQAKTRSMEDDPIHHKTPFRGPQARVVQRYIQNPLLVDGRKFDVRSYLLIACTTPYMIFFGHGYARLTLSLYDPHSSDLGGHLTNQFMQKKSPLYMLLKEHTVWSMEHLNRYISDTFWKARGLAKDWVFTTLKYFYFWEFVPSHCLPTSRPLMRNWLFIFLWMPHT
- the TTLL10 gene encoding inactive polyglycylase TTLL10 isoform X5, whose amino-acid sequence is MFKSLFCSSYRGAVSCRSFHLTSRHPGRAQPHLKSRSGQGGHARQRQGAETASPPHGARPHSCHRDGSQPHAEAQAHGPGRRPFLGRVGLTACSIQALGPRAARRSHRRVRAASSLQGPRPGTPRPMDHSCTRFIHRRGPPTRTRAGFKRGKRPRIQQRPRARVSGTIPASRLHPAPASQPGPCPAPGHCPVGPAHERPMGSSQEEGLRCQPSQPDHDADGHCGPDLEGAERASATPGPPGLLNSHRPADSDDTNAAGPSAALLEGLLLGGGKPSPHSTRPGPFFYIGGSNGATIISSYCKSKGWQRIHDSRRDDYTLKWCEVKSRDSYGSFREGEQLLYQLPNNKLLTTKIGLLSTLRGRARAMSKASKVPGGVQARLEKDAAAPALEDLPWTSPGYLRPQRVLRMEEFFPETYRLDLKHEREAFFTLFDETQIWICKPTASNQGKGIFLLRNQEEVAALQAKTRSMEDDPIHHKTPFRGPQARVVQRYIQNPLLVDGRKFDVRSYLLIACTTPYMIFFGHGYARLTLSLYDPHSSDLGGHLTNQFMQKKSPLYMLLKEHTVWSMEHLNRYISDTFWKARGLAKDWVFTTLKAPEAAARDGPSSPTGVCHCGWDGSAQRSLQLLSSHLPNSLLIAIIHRT
- the TTLL10 gene encoding inactive polyglycylase TTLL10 isoform X4, with amino-acid sequence MFKSLFCSSYRGAVSCRSFHLTSRHPGRAQPHLKSRSGQGGHARQRQGAETASPPHGARPHSCHRDGSQPHAEAQAHGPGRRPFLGRVGLTACSIQALGPRAARRSHRRVRAASSLQGPRPGTPRPMDHSCTRFIHRRGPPTRTRAGFKRGKRPRIQQRPRARVSGTIPASRLHPAPASQPGPCPAPGHCPVGPAHERPMGSSQEEGLRCQPSQPDHDADGHCGPDLEGAERASATPGPPGLLNSHRPADSDDTNAAGPSAALLEGLLLGGGKPSPHSTRPGPFFYIGGSNGATIISSYCKSKGWQRIHDSRRDDYTLKWCEVKSRDSYGSFREGEQLLYQLPNNKLLTTKIGLLSTLRGRARAMSKASKVPGGVQARLEKDAAAPALEDLPWTSPGYLRPQRVLRMEEFFPETYRLDLKHEREAFFTLFDETQIWICKPTASNQGKGIFLLRNQEEVAALQAKTRSMEDDPIHHKTPFRGPQARVVQRYIQNPLLVDGRKFDVRSYLLIACTTPYMIFFGHGYARLTLSLYDPHSSDLGGHLTNQFMQKKSPLYMLLKEHTVWSMEHLNRYISDTFWKARGLAKDWVFTTLKRLCSLSWQCLSPAASKGPDGKPSRGSVGTSPAGSLAVGSGDSSASVTATM
- the TTLL10 gene encoding inactive polyglycylase TTLL10 isoform X9, giving the protein MFKSLFCSSYRGAVSCRSFHLTSRHPGRAQPHLKSRSGQGGHARQRQGAETASPPHGARPHSCHRDGSQPHAEAQAHGPGRRPFLGRVGLTACSIQALGPRAARRSHRRVRAASSLQGPRPGTPRPMDHSCTRFIHRRGPPTRTRAGFKRGKRPRIQQRPRARVSGTIPASRLHPAPASQPGPCPAPGHCPVGPAHERPMGSSQEEGLRCQPSQPDHDADGHCGPDLEGAERASATPGPPGLLNSHRPADSDDTNAAGPSAALLEGLLLGGGKPSPHSTRPGPFFYIGGSNGATIISSYCKSKGWQRIHDSRRDDYTLKWCEVKSRDSYGSFREGEQLLYQLPNNKLLTTKIGLLSTLRGRARAMSKASKVPGGVQARLEKDAAAPALEDLPWTSPGYLRPQRVLRMEEFFPETYRLDLKHEREAFFTLFDETQIWICKPTASNQGKGIFLLRNQEEVAALQAKTRSMEDDPIHHKTPFRGPQARVVQRYIQNPLLVDGRKFDVRSYLLIACTTPYMIFFGHGYARLTLSLYDPHSSDLGGHLTNQAPCAPSSCRRRALCTCC